Proteins from one Homalodisca vitripennis isolate AUS2020 chromosome 3, UT_GWSS_2.1, whole genome shotgun sequence genomic window:
- the LOC124357809 gene encoding uncharacterized protein LOC124357809 yields the protein MVSILVEGRGVFVYTTGLKRNIILYNSTTPPLYNLSKVSVPVSLHYGDNEPVGETHGKYLSRRYSRVRVEDHTTGLREILFCTIAQLHRCTTCPRSQFLYRCTMEITTCWRDPWT from the exons ATGGTAAGTATCTTAGTTGAAGGTAGAGGCGTGTTTGTTTATACTACGGGGCTGAAGAGGAATATTATTCTGTACAATAGCACAACTCCACCGCTGTACAACCTGTCCAAGGTCTCAGTTCCTGTATCGCTGCACTATGGAGATAACGAACCTGTTGGCGAGACCCATGGTAAGTATCTCAGTCGCAGGTACAGTAGAGTCCGTGTAGAGGATCACACTACGGGTCTGAGAGAGATATTATTCTGTACAATAGCACAACTCCACCGCTGTACAACCTGTCCAAGGTCTCAGTTCCTGTATCGCTGCACTATGGAGATAACGACCTGTTGGCGAGACCCATG GACGTAA